One window from the genome of Blastopirellula retiformator encodes:
- a CDS encoding PVC-type heme-binding CxxCH protein — MSSAEEFDFADQLPRVAPLEPTAALKTINVAPCFRIEQAAAEPNVVDPVAMAFDADGRMFVIEMRGYSEDDGLVLGRVRLLEDTDDDGVYEKSTIYAEGLSWPTAIACTRGGVLVGAAPDIFFLKDEDGDGVADVRQVVFTGFGKSNVQGLLNTFLWGLDNRIHGATSSSGGVVKPVVDGTPQGDGVNLRGRDFAIDMASLTLSPTSGGAQHGMSFNDWGDKFVCSNSDHLQQVTYEDRYFARNPYLAPPSSRRSIAADGPQADVYRTSPVEAWRVIRTRLRAEKIVPGVVEGGGRPAGYFTGATGVTIFRGDAWPAEFQGNAIVGDVGSNLVHRKRLIPQGVLYSGQRIDEKSEFVSSSDIWFRPVQFSNAPDGSLYIADMYRETIEHPKSLPPMIKRHLDLTSGRDRGRIYRVTGENFERPATPKLSKMSAVELAALLDDSIAWRRESAARLLHERADLSAVPALQEMATSGSTPQGRIHALYALAGLMSLEEATLRAALSDAHPRVRQHAIRLSEPLAPTSPALRQNMLQLLGDEDPHVRYQLAFSLGEFPNAEKQAPLACVAAAAGDDPYVLAAIQSSVGSGAGALWSELAKAPQRSAGQRNLLLALTQQIGKQQRKADIAAVVATLPQLSQADAKLAQQVVKQVAAGGNAALTKQIAAAVDGDGAAMLQRIYDQAVGVVTNESAPLSARVAAAATLRFGPLDAELFAELLQPSQPLALQQAALQALAHSSENKAADLVLQRWSGMSPTLRQAAFQVLAANPTGIASLLSAVDAGEIRAADLDLNLLQTLKSLQSPEVQSRIDALAKSAGNSDRDAVVKSYREALELSGDVKRGETVFVKNCSSCHQLNGKGHPIGPNLAAMKNRGAEAILTNVLNPNLEVNPQYMSYVCLTTDGRALTGVIANETATSITLLQGENKSETILRIDIDELHSTGQSLMPQDLEKQIDPQAMADLLKYLLEQG; from the coding sequence ATGAGCTCAGCCGAGGAGTTCGACTTCGCCGATCAGCTTCCTCGCGTCGCGCCGCTAGAGCCAACCGCCGCGTTGAAGACGATCAACGTGGCGCCCTGCTTTCGCATCGAACAGGCAGCCGCCGAGCCCAACGTCGTCGATCCGGTGGCGATGGCGTTTGACGCCGATGGGCGAATGTTCGTGATCGAGATGCGAGGCTACTCCGAGGACGATGGCCTGGTGCTGGGTCGCGTTCGTTTGCTCGAGGATACGGACGACGACGGCGTCTATGAAAAAAGCACGATCTATGCCGAAGGGTTATCGTGGCCGACGGCAATCGCTTGCACCCGCGGCGGCGTGTTGGTTGGGGCAGCGCCTGACATCTTCTTTCTCAAAGACGAGGATGGTGATGGAGTCGCCGACGTACGGCAAGTCGTCTTCACCGGCTTTGGCAAGTCGAACGTCCAGGGGCTACTGAATACGTTCCTGTGGGGACTCGACAATCGCATCCATGGCGCGACCAGCAGCAGCGGCGGCGTCGTGAAGCCGGTCGTCGACGGAACGCCGCAAGGGGACGGCGTCAATCTGCGGGGCCGCGACTTTGCGATCGATATGGCGTCGCTGACGTTGTCTCCCACCAGCGGCGGCGCTCAGCATGGGATGAGCTTCAATGATTGGGGAGACAAGTTCGTCTGCTCCAACAGTGATCACTTGCAGCAAGTGACGTACGAGGATCGCTACTTTGCTCGCAATCCTTACCTCGCTCCGCCGTCGTCGCGACGGAGCATCGCCGCCGATGGTCCTCAGGCCGACGTCTATCGGACCAGCCCGGTCGAAGCGTGGCGGGTGATTCGTACTCGCCTGCGAGCCGAAAAAATCGTCCCTGGCGTGGTTGAAGGGGGAGGGCGGCCAGCCGGTTATTTCACCGGCGCGACCGGCGTCACCATCTTTCGCGGCGACGCCTGGCCGGCCGAGTTTCAAGGCAACGCGATCGTCGGCGACGTCGGCAGCAACCTGGTCCATCGCAAACGGCTGATCCCGCAAGGCGTGCTGTACAGCGGCCAGCGGATCGACGAGAAAAGCGAGTTCGTCTCGTCGAGCGACATTTGGTTCCGCCCTGTCCAATTCTCCAACGCGCCAGACGGTTCGCTCTACATCGCTGACATGTATCGCGAAACGATCGAGCACCCCAAGTCGCTGCCGCCGATGATCAAGCGGCATCTCGATCTCACCAGTGGTCGCGATCGGGGACGCATCTATCGCGTGACCGGTGAAAACTTCGAGCGACCGGCCACGCCCAAACTGTCGAAGATGTCGGCGGTCGAACTGGCGGCATTGTTGGACGACTCGATCGCCTGGCGCCGAGAGAGCGCCGCCCGCTTGCTGCACGAGCGGGCCGATCTGTCGGCCGTGCCCGCTTTGCAAGAAATGGCGACCTCCGGCTCGACGCCGCAGGGACGAATCCACGCCCTCTACGCCCTCGCCGGATTGATGTCGCTAGAAGAAGCGACGCTGCGGGCCGCGCTATCCGACGCCCATCCGCGGGTGCGGCAGCATGCGATTCGCCTTAGCGAACCGCTCGCGCCGACCTCGCCGGCGCTCCGCCAAAACATGCTGCAGTTGCTTGGCGATGAGGATCCTCACGTGCGATATCAGCTGGCCTTCTCGCTGGGAGAGTTTCCCAACGCTGAGAAACAGGCGCCGCTGGCCTGCGTTGCGGCAGCTGCCGGCGACGATCCCTATGTCCTGGCCGCCATCCAAAGCAGCGTCGGCTCTGGCGCCGGCGCGCTGTGGAGCGAGTTGGCGAAAGCGCCGCAGCGTTCCGCCGGTCAACGAAATCTCCTGCTCGCGCTCACGCAGCAGATCGGCAAGCAACAGCGGAAGGCCGATATCGCCGCAGTAGTCGCCACCTTGCCGCAGCTCAGTCAGGCCGACGCCAAGCTCGCCCAGCAAGTCGTCAAGCAAGTGGCCGCTGGCGGCAACGCCGCGCTGACCAAGCAGATAGCCGCGGCCGTCGATGGTGATGGAGCGGCGATGCTGCAGAGAATTTACGATCAGGCGGTCGGCGTCGTGACCAACGAGTCGGCGCCGCTAAGCGCTCGAGTCGCGGCCGCCGCGACGCTCCGCTTTGGTCCTCTCGACGCCGAGCTGTTCGCCGAACTGTTGCAACCTTCGCAACCCCTGGCCTTGCAGCAAGCGGCGCTGCAAGCGCTCGCTCACTCCTCCGAGAACAAAGCGGCCGATCTAGTCCTGCAGCGTTGGTCTGGGATGAGCCCGACGCTACGTCAGGCGGCGTTTCAAGTTCTCGCCGCCAATCCGACCGGCATCGCAAGTCTGCTCTCGGCGGTCGACGCCGGTGAGATCCGCGCCGCCGACCTCGACTTAAACCTGCTGCAAACGCTGAAGTCGCTACAGTCGCCGGAAGTCCAATCTCGGATCGACGCCCTCGCCAAATCGGCCGGCAACTCCGACCGAGATGCCGTGGTCAAGTCGTATCGCGAAGCGCTAGAATTGTCAGGCGACGTGAAGCGCGGCGAAACGGTCTTCGTAAAGAACTGCTCCAGTTGTCACCAACTGAATGGGAAGGGACATCCGATCGGCCCCAATCTCGCCGCGATGAAGAACCGTGGCGCCGAGGCGATTTTGACCAACGTGCTGAATCCCAACCTGGAAGTCAATCCGCAGTACATGAGCTACGTCTGCCTGACGACGGACGGTCGCGCCTTGACCGGCGTCATCGCCAACGAGACGGCGACCAGCATCACGCTGCTGCAAGGCGAGAACAAGTCGGAGACGATCTTGCGAATCGACATCGACGAACTCCACAGCACTGGCCAATCACTGATGCCGCAAGACCTGGAGAAACAGATTGATCCGCAAGCGATGGCCGATTTGCTGAAATACCTGCTGGAGCAAGGTTGA
- a CDS encoding Gfo/Idh/MocA family oxidoreductase: MRPYNALYWKGGNLNWNRRWELGNGVLGDMGSHLIDLPFWALGLHRPTSVVSEGPAADEIACPPWQMATWEHPARSGNPNWAEPTKLVWYHGAEGMRHRSEYLQPLVGDVTKIDDWSIGVAFIGPQGVLVADYGKWVLAPQEKFADFEPPKPFIEPSLGHYQEWIHAAKTGGESLCNFSYSGALIEHNLLGNVAHRAGKQLQWDAAALAASNAPEAAWLLTKEYRDGWGV; encoded by the coding sequence ATGCGGCCCTACAACGCGCTGTATTGGAAAGGGGGCAACCTCAACTGGAATCGTCGCTGGGAACTTGGCAACGGCGTGCTCGGCGACATGGGAAGCCATCTGATCGATTTGCCCTTCTGGGCGCTCGGTTTGCATCGTCCGACCAGCGTGGTGTCGGAAGGCCCCGCCGCCGATGAGATCGCCTGTCCGCCGTGGCAGATGGCGACATGGGAGCATCCGGCCCGGTCAGGAAATCCCAACTGGGCCGAGCCGACCAAGCTGGTCTGGTACCACGGCGCCGAAGGAATGCGCCACCGCAGCGAATATCTGCAGCCGCTAGTCGGCGACGTGACCAAGATTGACGACTGGTCGATCGGCGTCGCGTTCATTGGCCCCCAAGGCGTGCTGGTCGCCGACTACGGCAAATGGGTTTTGGCGCCTCAAGAAAAGTTTGCCGACTTCGAGCCGCCCAAGCCCTTCATCGAGCCCAGTCTGGGGCATTATCAAGAATGGATTCACGCCGCCAAGACCGGCGGTGAGTCGCTTTGCAACTTCTCCTATTCCGGCGCCTTGATCGAGCACAACCTGCTTGGCAATGTCGCGCATCGTGCCGGCAAACAGCTACAGTGGGACGCCGCCGCCTTGGCCGCGAGCAACGCGCCGGAGGCCGCCTGGCTACTGACCAAGGAATATCGCGACGGCTGGGGCGTCTAG
- a CDS encoding DUF4886 domain-containing protein, translating to MPRWHFSTGSWAYRIDAPLLERWKISQEEMYQKLTDAYSRVAKKFDVPMIPAGAAIQNYRRRDDRQYHVDADFYLQSPPETGTPKQHNSLVAGWYRNKEKKLQLDPKHMNKRGAYLIGAVGYEALTGNDIRQNSFVPPRIPADELKVLQEVAHETVASFQQPAAPQTKLQNGR from the coding sequence ATGCCACGATGGCATTTTTCAACAGGCAGCTGGGCCTACCGAATCGATGCGCCGCTGCTGGAACGCTGGAAGATTTCGCAGGAAGAGATGTACCAGAAGCTGACCGACGCCTATTCGCGCGTCGCCAAGAAGTTTGACGTGCCGATGATCCCGGCCGGCGCAGCGATTCAAAACTATCGCCGCCGCGACGATCGCCAATACCACGTCGACGCCGACTTCTATTTGCAGTCGCCGCCAGAGACCGGAACCCCCAAGCAACACAATTCGTTGGTCGCCGGCTGGTACCGCAACAAGGAGAAAAAGCTGCAGCTCGACCCGAAGCATATGAACAAGCGCGGCGCTTATCTGATTGGCGCCGTTGGGTACGAAGCGCTGACCGGCAATGACATCCGCCAGAACAGCTTCGTTCCCCCCCGTATTCCGGCCGACGAACTGAAAGTCTTGCAGGAAGTGGCGCACGAGACGGTCGCCAGTTTCCAACAACCGGCGGCCCCGCAAACGAAGCTGCAGAACGGACGCTAG
- a CDS encoding DUF1559 domain-containing protein: MQAHLCRKNRGFTLVELLVVIAIIGVLIALLLPAVQQAREAARRMQCSNQLKQLGLALHNHHDTFGAFPPRGVANTNEPNGYAERVGGMIFLLPFLEQNALADQIKNHGLMAPPPPWADFAPWKVRLDALLCPSDPGVSHAAVGGVTTAPCNYRFSIGDSFTSLTSRDRRLRGMFNYGNEARTSFRDVIDGTSNTVMMAERSVGTTGKLVKQGHAPSISFATDPSACLAAVSTTNRNEYASSGSNRGSQRWNDGFAAFNAFSTVLPPNGPSCWTGTNENTVESLTSATSYHPGGVNVVLADASVRFIPETIDTGSTTSAPLTTGESPYGVWGALGTIGGGESKQLP, from the coding sequence ATGCAAGCCCATCTGTGTCGTAAGAATCGGGGTTTCACCCTGGTAGAACTGCTAGTCGTGATCGCCATTATTGGGGTCTTAATCGCGCTCTTGCTTCCCGCCGTCCAACAAGCTCGCGAGGCGGCCCGTCGGATGCAGTGCAGCAATCAGCTAAAGCAGCTGGGGCTGGCGCTTCACAATCACCATGACACCTTCGGCGCCTTTCCTCCGCGCGGCGTCGCCAACACCAACGAACCGAACGGGTACGCCGAACGGGTTGGAGGGATGATCTTCCTGCTACCCTTCTTGGAGCAGAACGCCCTGGCAGATCAGATCAAGAATCATGGCCTTATGGCGCCGCCGCCCCCATGGGCCGATTTTGCCCCTTGGAAAGTCCGGCTGGACGCGCTGCTGTGCCCCTCCGATCCTGGCGTCTCGCATGCTGCGGTCGGGGGCGTGACGACAGCGCCGTGTAACTATCGCTTCTCGATCGGCGATTCGTTCACGTCGTTAACCTCGAGGGACCGCCGTCTGCGCGGCATGTTCAACTACGGCAACGAGGCCCGTACATCGTTCCGCGATGTGATCGACGGGACCAGCAACACCGTCATGATGGCGGAACGCTCGGTCGGCACGACTGGCAAGTTGGTGAAGCAGGGACACGCACCTTCGATTTCATTTGCAACCGATCCCTCGGCCTGCTTGGCGGCCGTTTCGACGACCAATCGCAATGAATACGCGTCAAGCGGCAGCAATCGCGGTAGCCAGCGCTGGAATGATGGTTTCGCAGCGTTTAACGCCTTCTCAACGGTGCTGCCTCCGAACGGTCCCTCCTGCTGGACCGGAACGAACGAGAACACGGTCGAATCGCTCACCTCGGCGACCAGCTATCACCCAGGCGGCGTGAACGTCGTCTTGGCCGATGCTTCGGTTCGCTTCATTCCGGAAACAATCGACACCGGTTCGACCACCAGCGCTCCATTGACCACCGGCGAAAGTCCTTATGGCGTTTGGGGCGCCCTGGGCACGATCGGCGGCGGCGAATCCAAGCAACTTCCGTAA
- a CDS encoding formyl transferase: MNIVAISTLAPQHRFVLSKLHDASPLRHLIQPVWSAKPASWRQYGKLLHSPFSVINRRLQSRYRNWRDDRLYRTLAERLEPAAAERFSDVEQSLVAIDDFNRAANVDLIRQLQPDVIVTSGCPILKPEIFGLARLATINIHWGIAPDYRGENTLFWPLYHNDEANVGVTIHKIDAGIDTGPILAHGFVDCGPEDGEASVTVKAAQVAARLLPGIVAKIEETQSATGQVSTEAGTLYLGRQRTWRHDLTHWWRRRRASDRRTIEAHDEIYIDKPASGLAS; encoded by the coding sequence TTGAACATCGTCGCGATTAGCACGCTGGCTCCCCAGCATCGCTTCGTTTTGTCGAAGCTGCACGACGCCAGCCCGCTTCGTCATCTGATTCAGCCGGTTTGGTCCGCCAAGCCCGCCAGTTGGCGGCAATACGGCAAACTGCTGCATTCTCCCTTCTCGGTGATCAATCGCCGGCTGCAGTCGCGCTATCGCAACTGGCGCGACGATCGACTCTACCGGACCCTGGCCGAGCGACTTGAACCTGCCGCTGCGGAGCGTTTCTCGGACGTCGAGCAGTCGCTAGTTGCGATCGATGACTTCAACCGTGCGGCGAACGTCGATCTGATTCGTCAGTTGCAGCCCGACGTCATCGTGACGAGCGGTTGCCCTATTTTGAAACCGGAAATCTTCGGGCTGGCTCGCCTGGCGACGATCAACATCCATTGGGGAATCGCCCCCGATTATCGCGGCGAGAACACGCTCTTCTGGCCCCTTTATCACAACGATGAAGCGAACGTCGGCGTGACGATTCACAAGATCGACGCGGGGATCGATACCGGGCCAATTCTCGCGCATGGATTCGTCGACTGCGGGCCGGAAGATGGGGAAGCGTCGGTCACCGTCAAAGCGGCTCAGGTGGCGGCGCGACTGTTGCCAGGCATTGTGGCGAAGATCGAGGAGACGCAATCAGCGACGGGGCAAGTCTCGACTGAAGCGGGAACGCTCTATCTGGGGCGGCAGCGCACCTGGCGGCACGATCTGACGCATTGGTGGCGGCGGCGACGCGCTTCGGACAGGCGGACGATTGAGGCCCACGACGAGATCTATATCGACAAGCCTGCGTCCGGCTTGGCGTCTTAG
- a CDS encoding class I adenylate-forming enzyme family protein, producing the protein MPWSGPRIPPTAIVADLLGQGLRSQAEGVALASTKMQWTWRQLDDVSTHLARQYLQLGLQPGDRIASLMPNRTSLVIHYLACLKSGLVATPLNYRYMPPEIDHALELSGAAVLLHHAERDADVAACRMTQQLSHGTIRYRAADSLGLQWEALMGRPAADQSLKPPQPDDVAFIYFTSGSTGKPKGVVHTQRTYAAMLAATIAGMELTADDTFLPASSFSHIGASLFGLATLAAGGRLLVPRTTEAPEVVPLLETFRPTVMLMLPAPLIALVRDHDVRGDDFASIRLCVSGGDRVSAVLEQEFIQLAGMPIDESYGMTEIGLAAICPPSGEIRLGSLGKLCPGYEMSLRDADGAEVDAGAEGRLWIRSATNMIGYWRNDEATAETIQHGWIDTGDMVRIDDEGYLWFYGRQKQIIIHDGSNICPQEVEEAVAAHPSIDQVGVIGVHDVIHGENVRAFVTLKENAERPTSAELIQFARDQVGYKAPEEIVYLPAMPLTASGKVDRTALKNWTREKSEQ; encoded by the coding sequence ATGCCCTGGAGTGGACCGCGAATTCCGCCAACCGCGATTGTTGCTGATCTGTTAGGCCAAGGTTTACGCAGCCAGGCCGAAGGCGTTGCGCTCGCTTCCACCAAGATGCAATGGACCTGGCGCCAACTGGACGACGTCAGTACGCATTTAGCGCGACAATATCTGCAACTCGGCTTGCAGCCGGGTGACCGGATCGCGTCGCTCATGCCGAACCGGACCTCGCTGGTGATTCATTACCTGGCCTGTCTGAAATCAGGCCTGGTCGCGACGCCGCTAAACTACCGCTACATGCCGCCAGAGATTGATCACGCTCTAGAGCTTAGCGGCGCCGCGGTATTGTTGCACCATGCCGAAAGAGACGCCGACGTCGCCGCTTGCCGGATGACGCAGCAGTTGTCGCATGGCACGATTCGGTATCGTGCCGCAGATTCGCTTGGCCTGCAGTGGGAAGCGCTGATGGGTCGGCCTGCCGCCGATCAATCGCTGAAGCCGCCGCAGCCAGATGATGTGGCGTTCATCTATTTCACCTCTGGCAGCACCGGCAAACCGAAGGGCGTTGTTCATACGCAGCGGACCTACGCCGCGATGCTGGCGGCGACGATCGCCGGCATGGAGTTGACGGCGGACGATACATTTTTACCGGCATCGTCGTTTTCGCACATTGGCGCTTCGCTGTTTGGGCTAGCGACGCTCGCTGCCGGCGGCCGATTGTTGGTTCCCCGCACAACTGAAGCGCCAGAAGTCGTCCCGCTGCTCGAGACGTTTCGTCCGACGGTCATGTTGATGTTGCCGGCGCCGCTAATCGCGCTGGTCCGCGATCATGACGTGCGAGGAGATGATTTCGCGTCGATCCGGCTGTGCGTTTCGGGTGGCGATCGGGTCTCGGCGGTGCTGGAGCAAGAGTTTATTCAACTGGCCGGCATGCCGATTGACGAGTCGTACGGCATGACCGAAATCGGCCTGGCGGCAATCTGTCCCCCATCGGGCGAGATTCGCTTGGGGTCGCTCGGCAAACTCTGTCCCGGCTACGAGATGTCATTGCGTGACGCCGACGGAGCGGAAGTTGACGCTGGCGCCGAGGGGCGACTCTGGATTCGTTCGGCGACCAATATGATTGGATATTGGCGAAACGACGAGGCGACCGCCGAAACGATTCAGCACGGTTGGATCGATACCGGCGACATGGTGCGAATCGATGACGAGGGGTATCTCTGGTTCTACGGGCGACAGAAGCAAATCATCATTCATGACGGCTCGAATATCTGCCCGCAGGAGGTGGAAGAAGCGGTCGCCGCGCATCCTTCGATTGACCAGGTCGGCGTGATCGGCGTTCACGATGTGATTCATGGCGAAAATGTCCGCGCCTTCGTCACGCTTAAGGAGAACGCCGAGCGTCCGACCAGCGCCGAACTGATTCAGTTTGCCCGCGATCAAGTCGGTTATAAAGCGCCGGAAGAAATCGTCTATCTCCCGGCAATGCCCCTGACCGCCAGCGGCAAGGTCGATCGCACGGCGCTGAAAAATTGGACGCGTGAGAAAAGCGAACAATAA
- a CDS encoding flotillin-like FloA family protein — MRRQLSPYHARRLFHRRKSFGSSPHGIRNDFQLITFWSLIAVTLVLVGLVWLLAQPLRLWLQAYATGTRIGFLDLLFMSLRQVSAQEVVDCKIMAIQSGLPPLPTSDLEAQYLAGGNIRRVTLAVIAADRAGISLDWETAAAIDLAGRDILDAVQTSVRPKVIVCPDPNQSGSEALYCVAQDGIQLKVCVLVTVRTNLLQLIGGATESTVIARVGQGVISAIGGCQSYSDPLRDPALISRMVFSQELDAQTAFSIVSIDIAQIDVQRNIGAQLQIDRADADFRVAAALAEQRRAEAIANQQVMQAKCTNSRANLICAEAAVPAALADAIRRGQLRLRRTAPPPKKPRGQFPHLAHLTALAPSSPIATSAPHAR; from the coding sequence ATGCGACGCCAGTTGTCTCCTTACCACGCACGCCGACTTTTCCATCGCCGGAAGTCATTCGGGTCTTCTCCCCACGGCATACGAAACGATTTCCAGTTGATTACATTCTGGAGTCTCATCGCAGTCACTCTCGTTCTGGTCGGACTGGTTTGGCTACTGGCGCAACCGCTTCGCTTGTGGCTTCAAGCCTACGCAACCGGAACCCGCATTGGTTTTCTCGACCTATTGTTTATGTCTCTACGACAGGTCAGCGCCCAAGAGGTGGTCGACTGCAAGATCATGGCGATTCAATCGGGATTACCGCCGCTCCCGACCAGCGACTTGGAAGCGCAGTACCTAGCCGGGGGTAACATCCGCCGCGTCACGTTGGCGGTGATCGCCGCCGATCGAGCTGGCATCTCTCTCGACTGGGAAACTGCCGCCGCCATCGACCTGGCCGGTCGCGACATTCTGGACGCCGTTCAGACCAGCGTTCGCCCAAAAGTCATCGTCTGTCCCGATCCCAATCAGTCGGGTAGCGAGGCGCTATACTGCGTGGCGCAAGACGGCATCCAGCTCAAGGTCTGCGTTCTGGTTACCGTGCGGACGAATCTGCTGCAATTGATTGGCGGAGCGACCGAGTCGACCGTGATCGCAAGGGTAGGGCAGGGAGTGATTTCGGCAATTGGCGGGTGCCAAAGCTACTCGGATCCGCTGCGCGATCCGGCGCTAATCAGCCGGATGGTCTTCTCCCAAGAGTTAGATGCGCAAACGGCATTCTCCATCGTTTCCATCGACATCGCCCAGATCGACGTCCAGCGCAACATTGGCGCCCAACTGCAGATCGATCGAGCCGACGCCGATTTTCGCGTCGCCGCCGCCTTGGCGGAACAAAGAAGAGCCGAGGCGATCGCCAATCAACAGGTGATGCAGGCCAAATGCACCAACAGCCGCGCAAACCTAATTTGCGCCGAGGCGGCCGTTCCGGCGGCGCTGGCTGACGCTATCCGGCGCGGTCAACTTCGCTTGCGACGCACAGCGCCCCCACCCAAAAAGCCGCGCGGCCAGTTCCCGCATCTCGCCCACCTAACGGCGCTAGCGCCCTCCAGCCCGATCGCGACTTCGGCGCCGCACGCCCGCTGA
- a CDS encoding tetratricopeptide repeat protein, whose translation MNAIAWITNCFSKRDRATTLYKRGMAKAKLKNHQGAIDDYTSALKAPDGPASLRGMILYNRGIVYVAAGMAKNGADDLNAVLSMDEIQADVKAAAKRKLAKIQSRTGKRNA comes from the coding sequence ATGAATGCGATCGCTTGGATCACCAACTGTTTTTCAAAACGCGACCGCGCTACCACGCTTTACAAACGGGGGATGGCGAAAGCGAAGCTGAAAAATCATCAAGGCGCCATCGACGATTACACGTCGGCCCTGAAGGCGCCAGACGGACCCGCCAGTTTGCGCGGAATGATTCTTTACAATCGCGGCATCGTCTACGTCGCCGCCGGAATGGCCAAGAATGGCGCCGATGATCTCAACGCCGTTCTATCCATGGACGAAATTCAAGCGGACGTCAAAGCGGCCGCCAAACGAAAGCTCGCCAAAATTCAGTCGCGAACGGGAAAACGCAATGCTTAA
- a CDS encoding RNA recognition motif domain-containing protein gives MGKKLYCGNLTYNTCNADLERLFGEYGVVREAQVIVDRDTGRSKGFGFIEMESDEDAHAAIAGLNEFVQDGRPLIVNEAKPRENRSGGSRSFSGGGRRY, from the coding sequence TTGGGTAAAAAGCTTTATTGCGGCAATCTCACTTACAATACGTGCAACGCCGATCTCGAGCGGCTCTTTGGCGAGTACGGCGTCGTGCGCGAAGCGCAAGTCATCGTCGACCGGGACACCGGGCGTAGCAAGGGTTTTGGCTTCATCGAAATGGAGTCGGACGAAGACGCGCATGCGGCCATCGCCGGTCTGAATGAATTTGTACAAGACGGTCGCCCGTTGATCGTTAATGAAGCGAAGCCGCGCGAAAATCGCAGTGGCGGTAGCCGCAGCTTTAGCGGTGGCGGGCGCCGCTACTAA
- a CDS encoding GDSL-type esterase/lipase family protein → MTLVLSISLVSLAQDATTDAKFEIPATDEGLPGEGTIRRYDWFRNLWKNKRSKWATQVDADQGAIVFLGDSITQGWGDSLGNSFGDLKVANRGISGDTTRGMLLRLDEDVLSLNPKAVVMLMGTNDLEEQDEPATIAANFKRIIAALKKHNPQMPIIVCEVFPSSENKSRPADKIKEVNRLYKEAVHGDPQVTVLDTWTLFADKEGNAKAAEFPDLLHPNKVGYDMWAAALRPIFATLGYLETEPDNFAVEPGFVSLFNGKDLTGWMFKQTPEGKKFPKGLAWPTYAEDIVFDGKTASSDGRYLAINDRLAVTTPAEGRRIQQLWTTKEFPSDFILKLEFRATPNADSGVFLRVPQLQCRDYPLAGPYKELKNYKPQEWNEMVVTVKDNVAHCTCNGEVLEEALQLPETGPIGLEGDRGQMEYRRIRVKELK, encoded by the coding sequence TTGACTCTGGTTTTGTCGATCTCCCTGGTCTCGCTCGCCCAAGATGCGACGACCGACGCCAAGTTTGAAATCCCGGCGACCGACGAAGGTCTGCCCGGCGAAGGGACGATTCGCCGCTACGACTGGTTCCGTAATCTGTGGAAGAACAAGCGGAGCAAGTGGGCCACGCAGGTCGACGCCGACCAAGGCGCCATCGTCTTTTTGGGTGACTCGATCACGCAAGGCTGGGGCGACAGCCTCGGGAACAGCTTTGGCGATCTGAAGGTCGCCAATCGCGGCATCAGCGGCGACACCACCCGCGGTATGCTCTTGCGGCTGGACGAGGATGTGCTGTCGCTCAACCCCAAGGCCGTCGTAATGTTAATGGGAACCAACGACCTGGAAGAGCAGGACGAGCCGGCGACGATCGCCGCCAATTTCAAGCGAATCATCGCCGCGCTGAAGAAGCACAACCCTCAGATGCCGATCATTGTTTGTGAAGTCTTCCCCAGCTCCGAAAACAAGAGCCGCCCGGCCGACAAAATCAAAGAAGTCAATCGGCTTTACAAAGAAGCGGTCCATGGCGATCCGCAGGTGACGGTGCTCGATACCTGGACGTTGTTCGCCGATAAGGAAGGTAACGCCAAAGCGGCCGAGTTCCCCGATCTGCTCCACCCCAACAAAGTTGGTTATGACATGTGGGCTGCCGCGCTTCGCCCAATCTTCGCGACGCTCGGCTATCTGGAAACCGAGCCTGACAACTTTGCAGTCGAGCCCGGCTTCGTCAGCCTGTTCAATGGCAAAGACCTGACCGGCTGGATGTTCAAGCAGACGCCGGAAGGGAAAAAGTTTCCGAAAGGGCTCGCCTGGCCGACCTATGCGGAAGACATCGTCTTCGATGGCAAGACCGCAAGCAGCGATGGCCGCTACCTCGCAATCAACGACCGTTTGGCGGTGACGACGCCGGCCGAAGGTCGCCGCATTCAGCAGCTTTGGACCACCAAAGAGTTCCCCAGCGACTTCATCCTGAAGCTCGAGTTCCGCGCCACGCCCAACGCCGACAGCGGCGTCTTCCTGCGAGTCCCACAGCTGCAATGCCGCGACTATCCGCTGGCCGGGCCCTACAAAGAACTGAAAAACTACAAGCCGCAAGAGTGGAACGAGATGGTCGTCACCGTCAAAGACAACGTCGCCCACTGCACCTGCAATGGCGAAGTGCTGGAAGAAGCGCTCCAGTTGCCCGAAACCGGACCGATTGGCCTGGAAGGAGACCGCGGGCAGATGGAATATCGGCGGATTCGGGTGAAGGAGCTGAAGTAG